A part of Cotesia glomerata isolate CgM1 linkage group LG4, MPM_Cglom_v2.3, whole genome shotgun sequence genomic DNA contains:
- the LOC123263085 gene encoding uncharacterized protein LOC123263085: MDQWNFAGESVNKILARIRTDHRVKNGLRRASVTQQAAYNLSTNNYLCPSCRKALSLQSTASSPVAEINTHVEEQLEDNRTGSTLSSISNISSGLEDFSEELTAPTSSLSGLSLGTVLPMVNDAFALLNQSPIIKKHVDNQTYLENKVKKVYEKLNTSLGVTKLSDNKINSQNFLELLDKLKNKFNDSNTQRCEKIQILTLLPESWGLSRVCEAMGCTIYMASIAKSLRDKKGILSTPNAKLG, from the exons ATCATAGAGTGAAAAATGGTCTTCGACGAGCTTCTGTGACTCAACAAGCTGCATATAATTTAAGTACTAATAACTATCTCTGTCCATCGTGCAGAAAAGCATTAAGTTTACAAAGTACTGCATCTAGTCCTGTTGCTGAGATTAACACTCATGTTGAAGAGCAATTGGAAGATAATCGTACTGGAAGTACTCTTTCATCAATTTCAAACATTTCATCAG GGTTAGAAGATTTTAGTGAAGAACTGACAGCACCAACCAGTAGTTTATCTGGATTAAGTTTAGGAACAGTATTGCCAATGGTCAATGATGCATTTGCTTTACTAAATCAATCAcctattataaaaaaacatgtCGATAATCAAACGTATTTAGAAAACAAAGTCAAAaaagtatatgaaaaattgaataccTCTTTAGGAGTAACAAAACTTTCTGATAATAAAATCAACTCTCAAAATTTCTTAGAATTgctcgataaattaaaaaataaattcaacgaTAGTAATACGCAACGatgtgaaaaaattcaaattcttaCTCTTTTACCTGAATCATGGGGATTATCTCGAGTATGTGAAGCAATGGGTTGTACAATATACATGGCGTCAATTGCAAAATCTCTTCGAGATAAAAAAGGAATTCTTTCAACTCCAAATGCCAAATTAggttag
- the LOC123263411 gene encoding uncharacterized protein LOC123263411 produces MPGMKDYLSIRNDDGKREHVQKRLILSNLKELYELFKERHPDCRVGFSKFASLRPQHCVLAGSSGTHTICVCSIHQNVKLMMLGCNLAALTEQLATPLLTHSDCLKIIICQNPTSDCFFYNCDKCPGIQTLKDLLLNVLEENGKLDFKSPYELRDICENFIRFCRQFL; encoded by the exons ATGCCAGGGATGAAAGATTATCTTTCTATTAGAAATGATGACGGAAAACGTGAGCATGTCCAGAAACGTCTCATTCTCTCGAACTTAAAAGAGTTATATGAACTTTTCAAGGAACGTCATCCAGATTGCCGGGTtggtttttcaaaatttgcatCATTGCGTCCTCAACATTGCGTGCTTGCTGGTTCGAGTGGAACTCACACTATTTGTGTGTGTTCTATACACCAAAATGTCAAGCTTATGATGTTAG GGTGTAACTTGGCAGCACTTACTGAACAATTAGCAACACCATTACTGACGCATAGTGACTGCCTGAAGATAATCATATGTCAAAACCCTACCTCTGATTGTTTCTTTTACAACTGTGATAAGTGTCCAGGAATACAAACTTTGAAAGACTTACTATTAAATGTACTAGAAGAAAATGGAAAATTGGATTTCAAATCCCCGTACGAGCTTAGAGACATTTGTGAAAACTTCATCAGATTTTGTAGACAGTTTTTGTGA